The Anaerolineae bacterium genome window below encodes:
- a CDS encoding epoxyqueuosine reductase yields MAALTDKAFTQRVKEYAKLQGADLVGVASMDRFEGAPKQMDPRYIFPDAKAMMVFGFRIPRGALRGIEEGTLFHAYSSMGYMGINFVRQPVVIWSITNYLEDEGYEAVPLPNFAFEWSSLVLHTGEQRPAVRHHVYPYQPHTGSGRAPWSIPVDANKPAPDVFVHYRIAAVAAGLGEIGYSHLFLSPEFGPRQRLACLLTDAPLEPDPLYEGQICDRCMLCARDCTGNAISTTETEKVVVAGKECEWGKFDIERCWKAFQDPPPEYNPFLGDPSPTYWGGRALEGARGCIRACMVHLEETGRLTKPFRKPFRTRRPWRIDQ; encoded by the coding sequence ATGGCCGCACTGACCGACAAGGCGTTCACCCAGAGAGTCAAGGAATACGCCAAGCTTCAGGGAGCCGACCTGGTCGGCGTCGCCTCCATGGACCGCTTCGAAGGAGCACCGAAGCAGATGGACCCCCGCTACATCTTCCCTGACGCCAAGGCCATGATGGTCTTCGGCTTTAGGATACCCAGGGGTGCTCTGCGGGGGATAGAGGAAGGCACCTTGTTTCATGCCTACTCGAGCATGGGATACATGGGTATCAACTTCGTGCGACAACCAGTGGTGATATGGAGCATAACGAACTATCTGGAGGATGAGGGATACGAAGCCGTACCTCTTCCTAACTTCGCCTTCGAGTGGAGCAGCCTGGTTCTTCACACGGGTGAGCAGCGGCCGGCGGTGAGGCATCATGTCTACCCCTACCAGCCGCATACGGGCTCGGGTCGCGCCCCGTGGAGCATCCCTGTGGACGCGAACAAGCCGGCGCCGGACGTGTTTGTCCACTATCGGATCGCCGCTGTAGCCGCTGGGCTTGGTGAGATCGGCTATAGTCACCTCTTCCTGAGTCCCGAGTTTGGTCCCAGGCAGAGACTGGCCTGCTTGCTCACCGATGCGCCTCTCGAACCCGACCCCTTGTACGAAGGGCAGATCTGCGATCGCTGCATGCTCTGCGCTCGCGACTGCACCGGCAACGCCATAAGCACCACGGAGACCGAGAAGGTGGTCGTTGCCGGCAAGGAGTGCGAGTGGGGCAAGTTCGACATCGAAAGGTGCTGGAAGGCTTTCCAGGACCCGCCACCCGAGTACAACCCCTTCCTCGGCGATCCATCGCCGACCTACTGGGGAGGAAGGGCACTGGAGGGCGCCAGGGGCTGTATCCGCGCCTGCATGGTACACCTCGAGGAGACCGGGAGGCTGACCAAGCCGTTCCGCAAACCGTTCCGAACTAGGAGGCCTTGGAGAATCGACCAATGA
- a CDS encoding ABC transporter permease — protein sequence MRAYLARRILQCIPILVGISVIAFAIIQLPPGDYLTTYVNNLAAQGEVIGESEIAALKRQYGLDLPVYMQYVKWTANFIQGRMGYSFYWNKPVSSLIGERIALSMIVSIFTLIVQYSISIPVGIYSAVKQYSLSDYIITFIAFIGVGLPAFLVALVVMYLGIRYFGLSAGGLFSPEYLDAPWSVARVVDLLKHMWLPVVVIGISGTAGTIRVMRAITLDELSRAYVEAARARGLTEAQAVLRYPVRVALNPVMSTIGWQLPAIVSGETLVALVLGLPTCGPLLYTALITQDMFLAASFIMILSALTVLGTLISDVLLAWIDPRVRFGRAE from the coding sequence ATGCGGGCGTACCTGGCAAGAAGAATCCTGCAGTGCATTCCGATTCTCGTCGGCATCTCTGTCATCGCCTTTGCCATCATTCAGCTGCCGCCGGGGGATTACCTCACCACCTACGTCAACAACCTGGCAGCGCAGGGCGAGGTGATCGGAGAAAGCGAAATCGCCGCGCTCAAGCGGCAGTACGGGCTGGACCTGCCCGTATACATGCAGTACGTCAAATGGACGGCTAACTTCATCCAAGGCCGAATGGGGTATTCCTTCTACTGGAACAAGCCGGTGTCTTCCCTCATTGGCGAGCGCATTGCGCTCAGTATGATTGTGTCCATCTTCACCCTCATAGTGCAGTACAGCATCTCCATTCCCGTAGGCATCTACTCCGCGGTGAAGCAGTATTCGCTGTCTGACTACATCATCACTTTCATAGCGTTCATAGGTGTGGGGCTGCCCGCCTTCTTGGTCGCGCTGGTGGTCATGTACCTGGGCATAAGGTACTTCGGCCTTAGTGCCGGTGGGCTCTTCTCGCCGGAGTATCTCGACGCCCCGTGGAGTGTGGCGCGCGTAGTGGACTTGCTCAAGCACATGTGGCTTCCGGTAGTGGTCATTGGCATCTCGGGCACTGCGGGCACCATTCGGGTCATGCGCGCCATAACGCTCGACGAGTTGAGCCGGGCCTACGTCGAGGCAGCGCGCGCCCGTGGCCTTACTGAAGCACAGGCGGTGCTGAGATACCCCGTGCGGGTGGCCCTGAACCCGGTGATGAGCACCATAGGCTGGCAACTGCCGGCCATCGTCTCGGGGGAGACGCTCGTGGCCCTGGTCCTGGGGCTGCCAACCTGCGGTCCTCTGCTGTACACGGCGCTCATTACCCAGGACATGTTTCTCGCGGCAAGTTTCATCATGATTCTGAGCGCGCTCACGGTGCTGGGCACGCTCATATCGGATGTGTTGCTCGCCTGGATTGACCCGCGCGTGCGGTTTGGGAGGGCCGAATAG
- a CDS encoding dipeptide ABC transporter ATP-binding protein yields the protein MDAVDNQPLLLVRELKKHFPITKGLFASVKGHVKAVDGVSFEVPRGEVLGLVGESGCGKTTAGRVIVRLYRPTAGEILFRLPDGQVVDLARLDHGELRPLRRYMQMIFQDPFSSLNPRKTILDIVGEPLRVNGVAQGRQLQDRVAELLHLVGMRPEYMMRYPHAFSGGQRQRIGIARALALNPQFIVADEPVSALDVSVQAQILNLMRSLQRQLGLTFLFISHDLSVVKHMSNRIAVMYVGKLVEVADREALFARPLHPYTEALLSAVPVPDPRRKRTRLVLAGEVPDPANPPPGCPFHPRCRYAEPVCAKEEPELRAMPGERTVACHRSEDLGLAGALSSYRPAQGVSS from the coding sequence ATGGATGCGGTAGACAATCAGCCTCTTCTCTTGGTGCGGGAGCTCAAGAAGCATTTTCCCATCACTAAGGGCCTCTTTGCTTCCGTCAAGGGCCATGTGAAAGCCGTAGACGGTGTGAGCTTCGAGGTCCCCCGGGGTGAGGTGCTCGGCCTCGTCGGTGAGAGCGGCTGTGGCAAGACGACGGCGGGGAGGGTGATCGTTCGGCTATACCGGCCGACCGCCGGTGAGATCCTCTTCCGTCTGCCCGATGGCCAGGTGGTGGATCTGGCGCGGCTGGATCATGGCGAGCTCAGGCCCCTGCGACGGTACATGCAGATGATATTCCAGGACCCGTTTTCTTCCCTCAACCCGCGCAAGACGATCCTGGACATAGTGGGGGAGCCGCTGCGGGTGAATGGCGTGGCCCAGGGGCGGCAGCTACAGGACCGGGTGGCGGAGCTCTTGCACCTGGTGGGGATGCGCCCCGAATACATGATGCGCTACCCACATGCTTTCAGCGGGGGCCAGCGGCAACGCATCGGCATAGCGCGGGCGCTGGCGCTCAACCCCCAGTTCATTGTGGCCGACGAGCCCGTCTCTGCGCTGGATGTCTCGGTGCAAGCGCAGATACTCAACCTGATGCGGTCGTTGCAGAGGCAGCTGGGCCTGACGTTCCTCTTCATCTCCCATGACTTGAGCGTGGTGAAGCACATGAGCAACCGCATCGCCGTCATGTATGTGGGTAAGCTGGTGGAAGTGGCCGACCGGGAAGCCCTGTTTGCCAGGCCGCTTCACCCCTACACTGAGGCCCTCCTCTCGGCGGTGCCAGTGCCGGATCCCCGGCGAAAGCGTACGAGGTTGGTCCTGGCGGGAGAGGTTCCCGACCCGGCCAACCCACCACCAGGCTGCCCATTCCACCCTCGCTGCCGTTACGCCGAGCCGGTCTGCGCCAAGGAGGAGCCCGAGCTGCGAGCCATGCCCGGCGAGAGGACAGTGGCCTGTCACCGGTCTGAGGACCTGGGTCTGGCCGGCGCCCTGTCCTCCTATCGGCCGGCCCAGGGGGTAAGCTCTTGA
- a CDS encoding LacI family DNA-binding transcriptional regulator, producing the protein MSTASRALNDKPDVARATRERVLAAAQELNYTADAYARTLVGGRSRMLGLIIPNNGDSFFAQLARGVADAATARGYGMIIYNTNECPELELQAHRLMLERRVEGVLVASVESGIHALSRLIEAGVCCVLLNRRLEGLDLDYVISDYEDGAYQATAHLCRLGHTCIAHVTLEGDRYSVRTRLAGYRHALEEYGVRMAPELVVRCSPELASVYERVLQALPALSPRPTAIFAYNDLQCTPILKALRELDWAVPGDMALVGYDDAEFAAWLSPPLTTVSQSPYDVGMKGAELLIEGLEQSDERSSEPRQLVLKPQLVIRQSSGPPAREERVK; encoded by the coding sequence GTGAGCACGGCGAGCCGGGCTCTGAATGACAAGCCTGATGTGGCTCGTGCCACGCGGGAACGTGTTCTTGCCGCCGCCCAGGAGCTCAACTACACCGCCGACGCCTACGCACGCACACTGGTGGGCGGCAGAAGCCGCATGCTTGGCCTCATCATCCCCAACAACGGTGATTCCTTCTTCGCTCAGCTCGCGCGTGGGGTCGCAGATGCGGCCACTGCGCGCGGTTACGGCATGATCATCTACAACACCAACGAGTGCCCAGAACTGGAGCTGCAAGCTCACCGGCTGATGCTGGAGAGACGGGTAGAAGGCGTTCTGGTAGCGTCCGTGGAGAGCGGCATTCACGCACTCTCCCGCCTGATTGAGGCTGGCGTGTGTTGCGTGCTCCTCAATAGGCGCTTGGAGGGGCTAGACCTCGACTACGTGATCTCTGACTACGAGGATGGCGCCTACCAAGCAACGGCGCATTTGTGCCGCCTGGGGCACACTTGCATCGCGCACGTCACGCTGGAGGGCGACCGTTACAGCGTGCGGACGAGGCTGGCAGGCTACCGTCACGCTCTCGAGGAATATGGCGTTCGGATGGCGCCGGAGCTGGTCGTACGTTGCTCCCCAGAGCTTGCTAGCGTGTACGAGCGTGTCCTGCAGGCCTTGCCAGCGCTAAGCCCGCGTCCGACGGCCATATTTGCCTACAACGACCTTCAGTGCACTCCCATTCTTAAGGCCTTACGAGAGCTTGATTGGGCTGTGCCGGGCGATATGGCGCTCGTTGGCTATGACGATGCCGAGTTTGCGGCCTGGCTTTCTCCACCCCTGACGACCGTGTCCCAGTCTCCGTACGATGTAGGCATGAAGGGAGCTGAGCTCCTTATCGAGGGGCTTGAGCAGTCGGACGAAAGGAGCTCGGAACCGCGGCAGCTTGTGCTCAAGCCGCAGCTAGTGATCAGGCAGTCATCGGGGCCACCTGCCCGAGAGGAGAGAGTCAAGTGA
- a CDS encoding sugar ABC transporter substrate-binding protein: MVAEAISVSRRRLLKQAMVGGISVFVAACVPATPAPAPATAPPEEVAPTRAPATVRFLTQGGAQVAFDRYEPLIEMFQEANPDLTVEPIWEPGGAIEVQTKLLTLIAAGDAPDVYWAHTYTNAGQAKRDIQMDIQPMVEADPSVNPEDFLAGAWADFNVAGKQIGIPRETTSTVLIYNKALFEELGLPLPTDNWTWSDFLLAAQAMTTGEGAERVYGTADWNLNRNTWIKMWQKGGDVVNQDRTQFTMNQEPSVSQVALIQDWHHDPQIHIPGVEKGGFSTGDLFTTGRIGMFPQFSVFDNVMPSEFEWDIAHLPRDADDVQTTRVASAGHSMYSGTKQPQAAWQWMSFLTTEEAFWHWVATGLKVPSRISVAQDPKFLDPTQPPEHAQIMIDAFAYGRPEPVAGDWIGVHREIQAALDSIYGIEKPDVQASLDAIAERVNELIAFVPGE; the protein is encoded by the coding sequence ATGGTTGCGGAAGCCATCAGCGTCTCGCGTCGGCGCCTGCTCAAGCAGGCCATGGTGGGCGGTATTAGTGTGTTTGTGGCCGCCTGCGTCCCCGCTACTCCCGCCCCGGCGCCCGCCACCGCCCCACCGGAAGAGGTGGCTCCAACCAGGGCACCGGCCACAGTGAGGTTCCTCACTCAGGGCGGCGCCCAGGTGGCGTTCGATCGCTACGAACCGCTGATCGAGATGTTCCAGGAGGCAAATCCCGACCTGACTGTGGAACCGATCTGGGAACCCGGTGGTGCCATCGAAGTCCAGACCAAGCTCCTTACCCTCATCGCCGCCGGCGATGCGCCTGACGTCTACTGGGCGCATACCTATACCAACGCCGGTCAGGCCAAGCGGGACATCCAGATGGACATCCAGCCCATGGTCGAGGCAGACCCGTCGGTCAACCCCGAGGACTTCCTGGCCGGCGCATGGGCGGACTTCAATGTGGCCGGCAAGCAGATCGGCATCCCTCGAGAGACCACCAGCACCGTCCTCATCTACAACAAGGCCCTGTTCGAGGAACTCGGCCTGCCTCTGCCCACCGACAACTGGACCTGGAGCGACTTCCTGCTGGCCGCCCAGGCCATGACCACGGGGGAAGGTGCGGAGCGAGTCTACGGCACCGCGGACTGGAACCTGAACCGCAACACCTGGATCAAGATGTGGCAGAAGGGTGGCGACGTCGTCAACCAGGACCGCACTCAGTTCACCATGAACCAGGAGCCCAGCGTCTCCCAGGTAGCACTGATCCAGGACTGGCACCACGACCCCCAGATCCACATCCCCGGCGTGGAGAAGGGGGGCTTCTCCACCGGCGATCTGTTCACCACCGGCCGCATCGGCATGTTCCCCCAGTTCTCGGTATTCGATAACGTCATGCCCTCCGAGTTCGAGTGGGACATCGCCCACCTGCCCCGGGACGCTGATGATGTGCAGACCACCAGAGTGGCCTCTGCTGGCCACAGCATGTACTCTGGAACCAAGCAGCCCCAGGCAGCCTGGCAGTGGATGTCGTTCCTAACCACAGAGGAGGCGTTCTGGCACTGGGTCGCCACTGGCCTGAAAGTGCCCTCTCGCATCTCGGTGGCCCAGGACCCGAAGTTCCTCGATCCCACCCAGCCGCCTGAGCACGCCCAGATCATGATTGACGCCTTCGCCTACGGCCGTCCCGAGCCTGTGGCCGGGGACTGGATCGGCGTACACCGCGAGATCCAGGCGGCATTGGACTCCATCTACGGCATCGAGAAGCCCGACGTGCAGGCCTCGCTGGACGCCATCGCTGAACGGGTCAACGAACTGATCGCCTTCGTGCCAGGCGAGTAG
- a CDS encoding ABC transporter substrate-binding protein, producing MNRRAFLRASAMVVAAAGVGACAPGAPAPTPTEAAVEVATQAPEASPSPAAPLAKYSEAPMLAELVSGGTLEPVEQRLPPTPQIIEPIEEVGQYGGTVRVAIGNANALFGDGQAVIGTELVLRIDRDFNSITGGLFESWEFNDDATEQVLYLRKGLRWSDGQPMTTQDCLFDWEDCRLNEELFPAGPGDVWRAGPDKVPMKMTALDDYTLKLEFAASYPLIILNQGFYSGCQGGGMWAPKHYGQQFHPKYADQEDLDKLVKDAGFENWTQLFGDKMRVGSTIPAAVGLPGMTAFIRTADDPDHHTYERNPYYWKVDTAGNQLPYFDKVIVYIVPDKELLTAKLLAGDLDFVGHSTYLKNMELYKRAEQEGKVKVYLWKSTLVSAVIIYPNLTAKDPELRDFFQRLNVRRALSISINRDEINDVVHFGLGEPRQVALWPNSIYYKEGDEAHYAEYDPDRANQLLDEEGFTQRDSEGYRLFPSGKRIGWLGEFDPEQGDIQPTLELCIQYWKDIGIEFSIKPVNRQLLSERAIANELPMLFWQGDVGSDIVFPSTSKILHAAPEWGNALGWGRAWEAYMTLKGQFPDLEEEPPDWVKAQYTDRSEFNVTLDEQERIAIMRRMLDRFYEHLPCFGTVGVPQAIVTKPNFGNFPEDGVWGFATIRAVPVNPEQFFYK from the coding sequence ATGAACCGCAGAGCCTTCCTAAGAGCCTCAGCCATGGTTGTGGCAGCGGCAGGCGTCGGCGCCTGCGCCCCTGGTGCTCCGGCGCCAACGCCCACCGAAGCCGCCGTCGAGGTGGCGACACAAGCGCCGGAGGCCAGTCCCAGTCCAGCTGCACCGCTAGCCAAGTACAGCGAAGCGCCCATGTTGGCTGAGCTGGTGAGTGGCGGGACTCTCGAGCCGGTGGAACAACGTCTTCCGCCGACCCCTCAGATCATCGAGCCCATCGAAGAAGTAGGGCAGTACGGTGGCACGGTGCGCGTCGCTATCGGCAACGCCAATGCTCTCTTCGGCGATGGGCAGGCGGTGATAGGCACTGAGCTAGTGCTGCGTATCGACAGGGATTTCAACAGTATCACGGGCGGGTTGTTCGAGAGCTGGGAGTTCAACGACGACGCCACAGAGCAGGTCCTGTATCTGCGTAAGGGGCTGCGCTGGTCGGACGGTCAACCTATGACCACGCAGGATTGCCTCTTCGACTGGGAAGACTGCAGGCTCAACGAAGAGCTCTTCCCCGCGGGTCCCGGCGATGTGTGGCGTGCTGGGCCCGACAAGGTGCCCATGAAGATGACGGCACTCGATGATTACACTTTGAAGCTGGAATTCGCCGCCTCGTATCCGCTCATCATCCTGAACCAGGGATTCTACTCTGGCTGCCAGGGTGGTGGAATGTGGGCACCCAAGCATTACGGGCAGCAGTTTCACCCCAAGTATGCCGACCAGGAGGATCTCGACAAACTGGTCAAGGATGCCGGTTTCGAGAACTGGACGCAGCTGTTCGGGGACAAGATGCGGGTGGGCTCTACCATCCCTGCGGCTGTGGGTCTGCCAGGGATGACGGCCTTCATCCGCACGGCCGACGACCCGGATCACCACACGTATGAGCGTAACCCGTACTACTGGAAGGTAGACACAGCCGGGAACCAGTTGCCGTACTTCGACAAGGTGATCGTCTATATCGTGCCCGACAAGGAGCTGCTCACGGCAAAGCTGCTGGCCGGTGACCTCGACTTCGTCGGCCACAGCACCTACCTCAAGAACATGGAGCTGTATAAGAGGGCCGAGCAGGAGGGCAAGGTCAAGGTCTACCTCTGGAAGTCAACCCTCGTCTCCGCTGTCATCATCTACCCGAACTTGACCGCCAAGGACCCGGAGCTGCGGGACTTCTTCCAGAGATTGAACGTGCGGAGAGCTCTGTCCATTTCGATCAACCGCGACGAGATCAACGACGTTGTTCACTTCGGCCTCGGTGAGCCGCGCCAGGTCGCGCTGTGGCCCAACTCGATCTACTATAAGGAGGGCGATGAAGCGCACTACGCCGAGTACGATCCGGACAGGGCTAACCAGTTGCTGGACGAGGAGGGCTTCACACAGCGGGATTCTGAAGGGTATCGTCTCTTCCCTTCTGGCAAGCGTATAGGTTGGCTGGGTGAGTTCGACCCGGAGCAGGGCGATATCCAGCCCACTCTCGAGCTATGCATCCAGTACTGGAAGGACATCGGCATCGAGTTCAGCATCAAGCCGGTGAACCGTCAGCTCCTTAGCGAGCGGGCTATCGCCAACGAACTGCCGATGTTGTTCTGGCAGGGAGATGTCGGTTCTGACATCGTCTTTCCGTCCACCAGCAAGATCCTACATGCCGCTCCAGAGTGGGGCAACGCCCTTGGTTGGGGCCGGGCGTGGGAGGCCTACATGACCCTGAAGGGCCAGTTCCCCGATCTGGAGGAGGAGCCGCCAGACTGGGTCAAGGCGCAGTACACGGATAGGAGTGAGTTCAACGTCACCCTGGATGAGCAGGAGCGCATTGCCATCATGCGCCGCATGCTGGACCGCTTCTACGAGCACTTGCCGTGTTTCGGCACGGTCGGGGTGCCCCAGGCCATAGTCACCAAGCCCAACTTCGGCAACTTCCCCGAGGATGGTGTCTGGGGATTCGCAACTATCCGCGCTGTGCCCGTCAACCCGGAGCAGTTCTTCTACAAGTAG
- a CDS encoding ABC transporter permease → MSVPAAEVELPVDEAEEGKLALLSHRQLVFLRFRKNRLAVLGLCVITCLYVMVAFAEFVAPYDPNRRFQGYVYAPPSKIRLQAEDGSWHWPFTYPVKRKTDTITFERKFLEDTSTRYTIRLFVRGDSYKLWGLIRTDLHLFGAPGYDGPLTLFGLDYMGRDLFSRVIYGSRISLSVGLVGVLMSLVIGLILGGLSGLYGGVADNIIQRVIELIRSIPTIPLWMGLAAALPPSWPQLRIYFAITIILSFVGWTTLARVVRGKFLSLREEDFVLAARQSGASEWFIIWQHLVPSFMSYILVHLTLAIPGMILGETSLSFLGLGLAPPTISWGVLLKDAQKLQEVALHPWILIPALFVLAAVLSFNFLGDGLRDAVDPYGQRV, encoded by the coding sequence CTGAGCGTGCCCGCGGCAGAGGTTGAGCTGCCGGTAGACGAGGCGGAGGAGGGTAAGCTTGCCCTTCTCTCCCACAGACAGCTTGTCTTCCTGCGCTTCCGCAAGAACAGGTTGGCAGTGCTGGGGCTATGCGTCATCACCTGTCTCTACGTCATGGTCGCCTTTGCCGAGTTCGTGGCCCCCTACGACCCGAACCGTCGGTTCCAGGGGTACGTCTACGCGCCGCCGAGCAAGATCCGCCTGCAGGCCGAGGACGGCAGCTGGCACTGGCCCTTCACCTATCCCGTCAAGCGCAAGACTGACACTATCACGTTCGAGCGCAAGTTTCTGGAAGACACGAGCACCCGCTACACGATTCGGCTCTTTGTGCGCGGGGACAGCTACAAGCTCTGGGGCCTGATCAGGACCGATCTGCATCTTTTCGGCGCCCCTGGGTACGACGGTCCCTTGACCCTATTTGGTCTGGACTACATGGGCAGGGACCTCTTCTCTCGGGTAATCTACGGCAGCCGGATTTCCCTCTCGGTGGGCCTCGTGGGCGTGCTGATGAGCCTGGTGATCGGGCTCATTCTCGGCGGGTTGTCTGGCCTCTACGGAGGAGTGGCCGACAACATCATCCAGCGCGTCATCGAGCTCATTCGCTCGATTCCTACTATACCGCTTTGGATGGGATTGGCAGCAGCTTTGCCGCCGAGCTGGCCACAGCTGCGCATCTACTTTGCCATCACCATCATCCTCTCTTTCGTTGGCTGGACAACGCTTGCCCGCGTCGTTCGCGGCAAATTCCTCTCCCTGCGGGAAGAAGATTTCGTGCTTGCTGCGCGCCAGAGCGGGGCTAGCGAATGGTTCATCATCTGGCAGCACCTTGTACCCTCTTTCATGAGCTACATATTGGTGCACCTGACGCTAGCCATCCCCGGAATGATCCTTGGGGAGACCTCTCTTAGCTTCCTGGGGCTGGGGCTAGCTCCGCCGACCATCAGCTGGGGGGTGCTCCTCAAGGACGCCCAGAAGCTGCAGGAGGTGGCGCTGCACCCGTGGATCCTTATCCCGGCGCTCTTCGTGCTCGCGGCAGTGCTTAGCTTCAACTTCCTTGGCGATGGCCTGCGCGATGCTGTCGATCCCTACGGGCAGAGGGTCTAG
- a CDS encoding ABC transporter ATP-binding protein: MYVDGAGAAGILVEVKELRTYFDLTEGTVRAVDGVSFQVSRARTLGVVGESGCGKSVTARSIMNMIRRPGRIVGGQILYHRRRNGSRSSMEQVIDLVQLPPMGEEMRAIRGGEFAMIFQEPKASFSPVHTVGSQIVEAIVLHQSISREEARERAVEMLRRVSIPNPEERIDAYPHQLSGGMCQRAMIALALSCRPDLLIADEPTTALDVTTEAQILDLIQELQETYHTAVMYITHNLAVLAEIAHEVVVMYMGRDVEQASTQEIFENPLHPYTRALLRSIPRVDQDVEELAVIRGRVPDPYAIPRGCPFHPRCGSRKPVCSADVEVPHVDAAPGHRVRCHLYS, translated from the coding sequence ATGTACGTTGATGGTGCGGGCGCAGCTGGTATCCTGGTCGAAGTGAAAGAGCTGCGGACGTACTTCGATCTTACGGAGGGTACGGTACGCGCCGTGGACGGCGTCAGCTTCCAGGTGAGCAGGGCGCGGACGCTTGGCGTGGTGGGAGAGAGTGGCTGCGGCAAGAGCGTGACAGCCCGCTCGATCATGAACATGATCCGTAGACCCGGCCGCATCGTCGGCGGCCAGATTCTATACCATCGGCGCAGGAATGGGTCGCGCAGCTCGATGGAGCAGGTGATCGACCTGGTACAGCTACCGCCAATGGGCGAGGAAATGCGGGCCATACGCGGTGGCGAGTTCGCCATGATCTTCCAGGAGCCGAAGGCTTCCTTCAGCCCGGTGCACACTGTCGGCAGCCAGATCGTTGAGGCCATCGTGCTGCACCAGAGCATCAGCAGGGAGGAGGCAAGGGAACGCGCGGTGGAGATGCTGCGTCGCGTCAGTATCCCCAACCCGGAGGAGCGCATAGATGCCTATCCGCATCAGCTCTCCGGCGGCATGTGCCAGCGGGCGATGATCGCCCTGGCGCTCTCTTGCCGGCCAGACCTACTCATAGCCGATGAACCGACTACAGCTCTGGACGTCACCACCGAAGCCCAGATACTTGACCTTATCCAGGAGTTGCAGGAGACCTACCATACGGCCGTCATGTACATAACGCATAACCTGGCGGTCCTGGCGGAGATCGCCCACGAGGTGGTGGTCATGTACATGGGCCGGGATGTGGAGCAGGCGTCTACCCAAGAGATCTTCGAGAACCCGTTGCATCCATACACTCGTGCCTTGCTGCGCTCGATCCCGCGGGTGGACCAGGACGTCGAAGAGCTTGCTGTGATCCGCGGCCGAGTGCCCGATCCCTACGCCATTCCCCGGGGATGCCCCTTTCATCCTCGGTGCGGCAGCCGCAAACCGGTGTGCAGCGCCGACGTTGAGGTCCCGCACGTGGATGCCGCGCCGGGGCACCGGGTCCGTTGCCATCTCTACTCCTGA
- a CDS encoding epoxyqueuosine reductase, translating to MSQATDRTLTQRVKEHARQHGADLVGVASMDRFEGAPKQMDPRYIFPDAKAVLVFGFRIPRGTLRGIEEGTFFYVYSSLGYAGINVVQQPVLLWSVAAFLEDEGWEAVPIPNHLDWENTGKHGKDPVVHARVNEAWSRPVSADKPAPDVFIHLRIAAFCAGLGEIGYSKLLLTPEFGPRQRLAAMLTDAPLEPDPLFEGELCDRCMLCVRDCTGRAISPSETIKVTVAGRQLEWGRLDHYQCSRYFCGASREHNPFMVSAEDERGFTQEVSQAQQYKLTPAYGYGRALEGARGCIRACMVHLEETGKLNRSFHNRFRSREPWRLER from the coding sequence GTGTCGCAGGCAACGGACAGGACGCTGACGCAGAGAGTCAAGGAGCATGCCAGGCAACACGGGGCCGATCTCGTCGGTGTGGCCAGTATGGACCGCTTCGAGGGAGCCCCGAAGCAGATGGATCCGAGGTACATCTTCCCCGACGCGAAGGCCGTGCTCGTCTTCGGCTTCCGCATCCCCAGGGGCACCCTTCGCGGTATCGAAGAGGGCACCTTCTTCTACGTCTACTCCAGCCTGGGCTACGCCGGCATCAACGTGGTGCAGCAGCCCGTCCTCCTTTGGAGCGTAGCCGCCTTCCTGGAGGACGAAGGCTGGGAAGCCGTGCCCATCCCCAACCACCTCGACTGGGAAAACACCGGGAAGCACGGCAAGGACCCGGTGGTCCACGCCCGAGTCAACGAGGCCTGGAGCCGGCCCGTCTCTGCGGACAAGCCTGCGCCTGATGTCTTCATCCATCTGCGCATCGCCGCCTTCTGCGCCGGACTGGGCGAGATAGGATACAGCAAGCTCCTCCTCACCCCGGAGTTCGGGCCTCGGCAGAGGTTGGCCGCCATGCTCACTGACGCCCCCCTGGAGCCCGATCCTCTCTTCGAGGGCGAGCTGTGCGATCGCTGTATGCTGTGCGTGCGCGACTGCACCGGCAGAGCCATCAGCCCCTCGGAGACAATCAAAGTGACCGTGGCCGGGCGGCAGCTGGAGTGGGGCAGGCTCGACCACTACCAGTGCAGCCGCTACTTCTGCGGCGCCAGCAGGGAGCACAACCCGTTCATGGTCAGCGCCGAGGACGAGCGGGGGTTCACCCAGGAGGTCTCCCAGGCTCAGCAGTACAAGCTCACCCCTGCCTACGGCTACGGGCGGGCACTCGAGGGAGCGCGAGGGTGCATCAGAGCCTGCATGGTGCACCTGGAGGAGACCGGCAAGCTGAACCGTAGCTTCCACAACCGGTTCCGTAGCCGTGAGCCGTGGAGGCTGGAGCGGTGA